Proteins encoded by one window of Nitrososphaera sp.:
- a CDS encoding UbiD family decarboxylase, giving the protein MKERQNWDRANIKTSKDNSPSGAAADLRGFLQVLREKGELLETETEISTKFELAAAVAEMEGREAVMFRKVKESSMLVACNGCGTPYRFLLSIDSKGATESSMPRTEVKRLIHQRVAYALGHLSAPTEITSEAPFETNTSKNLADLPIVTHFEKDAGAFITSSSVFVRDEERGNQNSSVHRMLYLDSKHMAIRMVEGRHLHKCFTYAKEHGQDLRVAVCIGLHPAITIASAYQASYGTDEMQIANALLDGRLYAKKLASSGLMVPASSEIVLEGRILHDQTHEEWMVEMLRTYDFKRQQPVFELERILYRDNAIYYDILPGYLEHRLLMGMPVESKMYDQIKATVPNTKSVHLTDGGCNWLSAVVQIEKRLEGEPKNAILAAFSSHPSLKMVTIVDHDIDPTSAVAVEYAVATRCQADRDIVTVPGAKGSSLDPSSDQANLLTTKIGIDATATLLKPKERFEIARIPNQAGIRIERYFPARKNHSTRE; this is encoded by the coding sequence TTGAAGGAGCGACAGAATTGGGACAGAGCAAACATAAAGACATCGAAGGATAATTCACCCTCCGGTGCGGCAGCTGATCTGAGGGGTTTTCTTCAAGTCCTGCGTGAAAAGGGCGAGCTTCTCGAGACTGAGACGGAGATAAGCACCAAGTTTGAACTTGCCGCCGCAGTCGCTGAGATGGAAGGTCGCGAGGCTGTCATGTTCCGGAAGGTCAAGGAAAGCAGCATGCTCGTGGCCTGTAATGGCTGCGGCACGCCTTACAGATTTCTCCTGTCAATCGACTCAAAAGGTGCGACCGAAAGTTCTATGCCGCGGACAGAAGTCAAGCGCCTGATTCATCAGAGGGTCGCTTATGCGCTTGGTCATCTGTCGGCACCAACAGAGATCACGTCTGAAGCCCCTTTTGAAACCAATACTTCTAAAAATCTGGCTGACCTGCCAATTGTCACCCACTTTGAGAAAGACGCAGGGGCCTTCATTACTTCTTCTTCCGTATTCGTAAGAGATGAGGAGAGAGGAAATCAAAACTCGTCCGTACACCGGATGCTGTACCTCGACAGCAAGCACATGGCAATCAGGATGGTCGAGGGAAGGCACCTTCACAAGTGCTTCACCTACGCAAAGGAGCACGGCCAGGATCTCCGCGTTGCAGTCTGTATCGGGCTGCACCCGGCCATCACAATCGCATCGGCCTACCAGGCAAGCTACGGCACTGATGAGATGCAAATTGCCAATGCACTTCTGGACGGCCGACTTTATGCGAAAAAACTGGCCAGCTCTGGTCTCATGGTTCCGGCCAGCTCAGAGATTGTTCTTGAGGGCAGAATCCTGCACGACCAGACTCACGAGGAATGGATGGTCGAAATGCTGCGGACTTATGATTTCAAGAGACAACAGCCAGTTTTCGAGCTTGAAAGGATCCTTTACCGCGACAACGCGATTTATTACGACATCTTGCCGGGTTACTTGGAGCACCGACTGCTGATGGGGATGCCGGTCGAGTCCAAGATGTACGACCAAATCAAAGCAACGGTACCGAACACCAAGTCCGTGCATCTTACTGACGGCGGCTGCAACTGGCTCTCGGCGGTCGTCCAGATCGAAAAGAGGCTCGAAGGCGAGCCAAAGAATGCCATCCTGGCCGCATTCTCGTCTCATCCCTCCCTCAAGATGGTCACGATCGTAGACCATGACATCGACCCTACCAGCGCAGTGGCCGTGGAGTACGCCGTTGCTACCAGATGCCAGGCCGACAGGGACATTGTGACGGTACCCGGAGCGAAAGGTTCGAGCTTGGATCCTTCAAGCGATCAGGCCAACCTCTTGACTACCAAAATAGGCATAGACGCGACCGCAACGCTGCTCAAGCCCA